A region of Pyxidicoccus parkwaysis DNA encodes the following proteins:
- a CDS encoding pilus assembly protein TadG-related protein — MTRGARGQALVLFALTLLLLALMVLMTLGFGMRAKERVEIQMAADAAAYSEAVVTARTLNAISVMNRAQVAHMVAMAGTQALISHSSQEYAAHNVVCPGVILPNEWFDADVAAANQVLSLQGQAGNMHRAGMNIYIKLLSDHIADQKLAKEVAEAVNGELGAPPEGAAKSFAELNGANAIRTRDDVIDAMKAGTNSCGVGDGAVCPSGGSTPALNATMGSMGWTWVHNRPGGSAGFGTGGASVSTGFRHYNSASQMDPSRYETVSGRNSTGHDHGRNVVPSRCPTAPPVPPIADDAWVMSDERQTHEDQHVYGARAPPGQAPENANPVWEFHTLGECVVCPGIWPFSMSYNTSELQRGAENQYGQPKLYTMLFRDYASARRRAHPDPWNLFFRFKFTDHSDTEFDNSSPLGRIRPTGREEVQRNQVALSAGLVYYHRPRPAAQGGGWREPPNFLNPFWRATLVSPEGSIDDRPADSLAGAGFTEHARALRRLVGEGYRGGGPGGRGY; from the coding sequence ATGACGCGCGGGGCGCGCGGACAGGCGCTGGTGCTCTTCGCGCTGACGCTGCTGCTGCTGGCATTGATGGTGCTGATGACGCTGGGCTTCGGCATGCGCGCGAAGGAGCGCGTCGAAATCCAGATGGCGGCGGACGCGGCGGCCTACAGCGAGGCCGTGGTGACGGCGCGCACGCTCAATGCGATTTCGGTGATGAACCGCGCGCAGGTGGCCCACATGGTGGCCATGGCCGGCACGCAGGCGCTCATCAGCCACAGCAGTCAGGAGTACGCGGCGCACAACGTGGTGTGCCCGGGCGTCATCCTTCCCAACGAGTGGTTCGACGCGGACGTGGCGGCGGCGAACCAGGTGCTGAGCCTGCAGGGACAGGCGGGCAACATGCACCGCGCGGGGATGAACATCTACATCAAGCTGCTGTCGGACCACATCGCGGACCAGAAGCTGGCGAAGGAGGTGGCCGAGGCCGTCAACGGCGAGCTGGGGGCTCCGCCCGAGGGCGCGGCGAAGAGCTTCGCCGAGCTCAACGGCGCCAACGCGATTCGCACGCGCGACGACGTCATCGACGCGATGAAGGCGGGCACCAACTCGTGCGGGGTGGGGGATGGCGCGGTGTGCCCGTCCGGCGGAAGCACGCCCGCGCTCAACGCCACCATGGGCAGCATGGGCTGGACGTGGGTGCACAACCGTCCGGGCGGCAGCGCGGGCTTCGGCACCGGCGGCGCTTCCGTGTCCACCGGGTTCCGCCACTACAACTCGGCCTCGCAGATGGACCCGTCCCGGTATGAGACCGTCTCCGGGCGCAACTCCACGGGGCATGACCACGGGCGCAACGTGGTGCCCTCGCGCTGCCCCACCGCGCCTCCCGTGCCGCCCATCGCGGACGACGCGTGGGTGATGTCCGACGAGCGGCAGACGCACGAGGACCAGCACGTGTACGGCGCCCGCGCGCCGCCGGGCCAGGCTCCCGAGAACGCCAATCCGGTCTGGGAGTTCCACACGCTGGGCGAGTGCGTCGTCTGCCCCGGCATCTGGCCCTTCTCCATGAGCTACAACACGTCCGAATTGCAGCGCGGCGCGGAGAACCAGTACGGCCAGCCGAAGCTGTACACGATGCTGTTCCGGGACTACGCGAGCGCGCGGCGGCGGGCCCATCCGGACCCGTGGAACCTCTTCTTCCGCTTCAAGTTCACGGACCACAGCGACACGGAGTTCGACAACAGCAGCCCGCTGGGCCGCATCCGTCCCACCGGGCGCGAGGAGGTGCAGCGCAACCAGGTGGCCCTGTCGGCGGGGCTCGTCTACTACCACCGGCCGCGTCCGGCGGCGCAGGGCGGCGGCTGGCGCGAGCCTCCCAACTTCCTCAACCCCTTCTGGCGCGCGACGCTGGTGAGCCCCGAGGGCTCCATCGACGACCGGCCCGCGGACAGCCTCGCGGGCGCGGGCTTCACCGAGCACGCGCGGGCGCTGCGCCGGCTGGTGGGCGAGGGCTACCGGGGCGGCGGTCCGGGCGGGAGGGGGTACTGA